A window of the Miscanthus floridulus cultivar M001 chromosome 14, ASM1932011v1, whole genome shotgun sequence genome harbors these coding sequences:
- the LOC136504523 gene encoding NAC transcription factor 29-like, protein MPSGGGSSSRVGNLNLPAGFRFHPTDDELIVHYLMNQAASMPCPVPIIAEVNIYLCNPWDLPAKALFGENEWYFFSPRDRKYPNGVRPNRAAGSGYWKATGTDKAILSTSTSQNIGVKKALVFYGGRPPKGVKTDWIMHEYRLTGTDDHKSSTTKRRAGSSMRLDDWVLCRIHKKSNDFQLSDQEQEGSTVEEVDTLLINDSTTTFNNMNDSTETTLAGQYHEQQQLHHQTMSKSCSLTDLLNSIDYASFSQMFLDIPAEAEEPQQSPPLIYPPATQTTHQALTNNYEDNSVMNNNLPTAAVDAVIGSDNNGGKKRKRVMAVDESSFDDGSSSSFSSKKLKLPSDSRSGGHFGTTSSGYCNQQQLVDSASAGFQYSSLLLSNPFFNQQQLLLSSHIGMQ, encoded by the exons ATGCCGAGTGGCGGCGGCAGTAGCAGTAGAGTGGGCAACCTGAACCTCCCAGCCGGGTTCCGGTTCCACCCCACGGACGATGAGCTGATCGTGCACTACCTCATGAACCAGGCGGCCTCCATGCCGTGCCCCGTCCCCATCATCGCCGAGGTCAACATCTACTTGTGCAACCCCTGGGATCTCCCTG CCAAGGCATTGTTTGGCGAGAACGAGTGGTACTTCTTCAGCCCCCGGGACCGCAAGTACCCCAACGGCGTCCGCCCCAACCGCGCCGCCGGGTCGGGATACTGGAAGGCCACCGGCACCGACAAGGCCATCCTGTCCACGTCCACGAGCCAGAACATCGGCGTCaagaaggcgctcgtcttctatGGCGGCAGGCCTCCCAAGGGCGTCAAGACGGACTGGATCATGCACGAGTACCGCCTGACGGGCACCGATGATCACAAGAGCAGCACCACCAAGCGCAGAGCAGGATCCTCCATGAGG CTGGACGACTGGGTGCTGTGCAGGATCCACAAGAAGAGCAACGATTTCCAGTTGTCGGATCAGGAGCAGGAGGGCTCAACTGTGGAGGAAGTAGATACTCTTCTCATCAACGACAGCACCACCACCTTCAACAACATGAACGACTCTACTGAAACAACTCTTGCTGGTCAATAtcatgagcagcagcagctccatcATCAGACGATGAGCAAGTCGTGCTCGCTCACCGACCTCCTCAACAGCATCGACTACGCGTCGTTCTCGCAGATGTTCCTGGACATCCCTGCTGAGGCCGAGGAGCCACAGCAAAGCCCTCCACTAATCTACCCACCAGCAACACAAACGACACACCAAGCACTTACTAATAACTACGAAGACAACAGCGTAATGAACAACAACTTGCCGACTGCTGCAGTAGACGCAGTAATAGGCTCAGATAACAACGgtgggaagaagaggaagagagtGATGGCCGTGGATGAATCGTCCTTCGATgatggcagcagcagcagttTCAGTAGCAAGAAACTGAAGCTGCCAAGTGATTCGAGGAGCGGCGGCCATTTCGGCACCACAAGCAGCGGCTACTGCAATCAGCAGCAGCTTGTGGACAGTGCGAGTGCAGGATTTCAGTACAGCAGCCTGCTGCTAAGCAATCCGTTCTTCAACCAGCAGCAGCTGCTACTGAGCAGCCACATCGGGATGCAGTAG